The genomic window CTTGCCGCCACTGAGCTGGAAAGTCTTTTGGAAACACTTTATTTGCTCCGCTCGCCAAACAACCGCCGTCGCTTGTTCAGCGCCTTTAAACGTGCAGAGGAAGGAACTGTCACTCCTTCCTCACTCGATGACCTTCTTAAAGAGGTTGGTCTTGCCGAATGAATCCGCCGCACAAGACCTATAAGTCGGTCTTCCATGATGAGTTTAAGGAGGATTTGGCGGCTTGGGTAAAGCAAGACAGGAAGGTTGCAGAGAGAATAAAGCGCTTAGTGAGAGCAATCTTAGATGATCCATTCAGGGGAATCGGCAAGCCGGAACCGCTGAAA from bacterium includes these protein-coding regions:
- a CDS encoding type II toxin-antitoxin system Phd/YefM family antitoxin, with amino-acid sequence MVQTTYTALRGNLAEFMDRAVEDSEIIIVHRNKVPAVAMLAATELESLLETLYLLRSPNNRRRLFSAFKRAEEGTVTPSSLDDLLKEVGLAE
- a CDS encoding Txe/YoeB family addiction module toxin, whose translation is MNPPHKTYKSVFHDEFKEDLAAWVKQDRKVAERIKRLVRAILDDPFRGIGKPEPLKYWEPTAWSRRINHEHRIVYRVKDDRIDFLQCMYHY